The Francisella hispaniensis FSC454 genome includes the window ATGCTAGTAATCGGTGCAATGACTCCTTTATATGTTAAGCTACCTTTAAATAACCTTTATAAAATGGCTATATTGATAGAATTATTTGTACTAACTATAATAAGTTTTTTAGTTCTTATCAAAGTTATCGAAGCAAAAAATCATGCTCTACCTTACTGGTTAGCAGTAGCAATATTTATACTAACCTATGTAAGTATGTTAACACTAATATTCCCATATATTATCCCTTATCAAATAACATATATAAATGCTAAAGCTAGCGATACAACATTACTATTTACTTTAATACCGGCAATTATAATGATTCCTTTACTATTGCTATATACTAGCTATGCGTATTATATTTTCAGAGGAAAAACTAAAGAAAAATTAAGTTACTAGGAGTATAAGTTTGAAGAATCAAAAGAGCATAGATATTTATCTAGCATATTCTGGTTTAATACCTTTCTTATTCTTTACAATCTGCTTACTATTTAATTATAAATACACTTTAATATTCGGTAATACTATACAAGCATTATCTACTTATGGATTAATAATAGCGAGCTTTTTAGCAGGTACTCACTGGGGAAAGCAAATTAATATTGAACCATCAATAACGAAGTCATTCTTACAAATCTCAAGTAATATCAATGTAATAGCCATCTGGTTTGCATATCTCAACCTAAATTCAAAATACTTTATTTTACTATTGATAATAGAATTTCTAGTATTACTTAAAATTGATCATTACATTTACATACTAAAAATAATCTCTAGTAGATATTTCTTGTATATTAGATTGCCTATAACTGTTGCTGTAGTTATATTATTACTAATATCTTGGAGTCTGATATGACAAAAATTGCTATAATTGGTGGAGGTCTTGCGGGGCTAACCGCTGCTAATATTCTTAAAGACCATGCACAAGTAACAGTTTTTGAGAAATCTCGAGGAGTAAGTGGGAGAATGTCGACTAGATATGCCGATCCTTACTATTTTGATCATGGTACACAATATTTTACGGCTAAATCTGAACAGTTTAAAGAGTTTCTTAAGCCAATGATTGATAATGGTATAGTCAAAAACTGGCAAGCTAATTTTGTTGAGATCAAAGATTATAAAATAATAAATCAGAAACTATGGGATAATCAATTCGAACACTACGTAGGCACACCAAAAATGAATGCTGTAGCTCAGTATTTAGCTCAAGATTTACAAGTACATTTAAACACTCGTATTGGTTCAGTTACAAGCTTAGATAACCAATGGCTTGTAAATGATGAAAATCACAATCCTCTAGGAAAATATGATTGGATAATATTTGCTATACCTTCTGATCAATTATCTGAATTATTACCACAAAATATCTCTTTCTATGATCAAATCAGTTCAATAAAAATGAATGGTTGCTTTTCATTAATGCTTGGTTATGATAAAAGTATTAATCTTGGATTTGATGCTGCCTTAGTTCATGATGATATAATTAGCTGGGTATCGCTAAATAGCTCAAAGCCAGAGCGTAATACTCCTAGCTGCTTACTTATACATTCATCAAATCAGTGGGCTGATAACCATATAAACAATAATCGTGAAGAAATCCTCGAGATAATTTTTGAAAGAGCTAAAAAAATACTAAATATTGACTTAGATAATCCTCAATATAAAGCCTTACATACTTGGCGCTATGCCAACATACAAAAACAAAACATTCCTAATTACTTTATCGATATAAATCAAAACATATCCGCATGTGGCGATTGGTGCATTAAGGGTCGTGTTGAGTCAGCGTTTACAAGTGCTTTTATGTTAGCTAATAAAATAACAAATGGGCTTTAATAAGAAACTAAACTTATAAATAATCACAGCAAAATCTGCTATTTTTCACATAGTAGTATTAATAAATAACAGAATTTTAAATGATTACCTTACTACAATGTATTTAGCGGCTTCTTCTGGTGTAATTGTTCCAGCCTTAAGCAGATTCTCAATGCTCTGTTCCATTGTCGCCATTCCCTTAGATGTTCCAGTTTGTAGTGCGGTATAAATTTGCGAAAGTTTATTTTCTTTAATCATATTTCTAATACCAGTATTTGAAATAAGAACTTCATATGCTGCAACACGCCCACCACCCTTACGTTTAAGTAAACGTTGTGATATAACAATTTGTAATGACTCTGCTAGCATATTACGCACAAGCTCCTGCTCAGCAGGTGGAAATACAGATATTACCCTATCAACAGTTTTTATAGCTGACATTGTATGTAATGTCCCTAAAACCAAATGTCCAGTTTCAGCTGCCTCTAGAGCTAATCTAATAGTTTCTAAATCACGCATCTCTCCAACAAGGATACAATCAGGATCCTCCCTTAGTGCTGATTTAAGCGCAGCATTAAAGCTTTTTGTATCTCTTTTAACCTCACGCTGGTTAACTAGTGATCTTTGACTTGTATGGACAAATTCTACTGGATCTTCAATAGTTAGAATATGCGAATCTTCCTTATGATTTATCTCATTGACTAATGCTGCTAATGTACTACTCTTACCTGAGCCTGTAGGTCCTGTTACTAAGATTAAGCCACCCTTTTTAGCTTGAACTTCTTTGAGAATTCTTGGCGCCCCAAATTGGTCTAAAGTTGGAATAGTATTCTCTAAACGACGAAATACTGCACCGTAGCCACGGTTATGGAAAAAAGCATTTACCCTAAATCTTGCATCATTATCTCTATCATCTATAGAAAAATCACATTCGTAGGTTTCTATCAGCTCATCTTTTT containing:
- a CDS encoding DUF3429 domain-containing protein, with amino-acid sequence MKNQKSIDIYLAYSGLIPFLFFTICLLFNYKYTLIFGNTIQALSTYGLIIASFLAGTHWGKQINIEPSITKSFLQISSNINVIAIWFAYLNLNSKYFILLLIIEFLVLLKIDHYIYILKIISSRYFLYIRLPITVAVVILLLISWSLI
- a CDS encoding NAD(P)/FAD-dependent oxidoreductase, producing MTKIAIIGGGLAGLTAANILKDHAQVTVFEKSRGVSGRMSTRYADPYYFDHGTQYFTAKSEQFKEFLKPMIDNGIVKNWQANFVEIKDYKIINQKLWDNQFEHYVGTPKMNAVAQYLAQDLQVHLNTRIGSVTSLDNQWLVNDENHNPLGKYDWIIFAIPSDQLSELLPQNISFYDQISSIKMNGCFSLMLGYDKSINLGFDAALVHDDIISWVSLNSSKPERNTPSCLLIHSSNQWADNHINNNREEILEIIFERAKKILNIDLDNPQYKALHTWRYANIQKQNIPNYFIDINQNISACGDWCIKGRVESAFTSAFMLANKITNGL
- a CDS encoding type IV pilus twitching motility protein PilT, which encodes MIRKLLTLCVQKKASDLHLSSGCKAKYRIDGDLIDIESSPVLNDKMISQMLLEIMTDDQKDELIETYECDFSIDDRDNDARFRVNAFFHNRGYGAVFRRLENTIPTLDQFGAPRILKEVQAKKGGLILVTGPTGSGKSSTLAALVNEINHKEDSHILTIEDPVEFVHTSQRSLVNQREVKRDTKSFNAALKSALREDPDCILVGEMRDLETIRLALEAAETGHLVLGTLHTMSAIKTVDRVISVFPPAEQELVRNMLAESLQIVISQRLLKRKGGGRVAAYEVLISNTGIRNMIKENKLSQIYTALQTGTSKGMATMEQSIENLLKAGTITPEEAAKYIVVR